The stretch of DNA cgccccagaagtcggttACTATCAGCATCACGCacctatgtcgtcgtcgctgattccaccaccgtcttctgtaccaaccgactcacgtcgatccgtcagactgtctAGTCCGACCCAGGCTCCCAGATCATCTTCTGCGCCAtttccatccatcacatgataatctcatcttagctgacatgacttcctacaacgccttcaagcatccatGTTACGCCAGCAAATCTTTCACCCTTATCTGCCATAATCCAAGGTTTTCAGTTCcgtgaacttctccacctcaaacctagTACCCGTTGGCGCCATGGTCCTTTGTATGACTGACCCTATGAAAGAAAATATCTAAGCTTTCCACACAATGCCCCAAGTACACGAACTGAATCTCCACGTACTAATAGCTAAACAAACCAAAGAATCACTCTTGGCCTTCACGTGGTGTCTCCCGTGGCTCAACTCCACTGCTAGCTTTGCCTAGCTAAAGCCCTTGCCTTCCCGATGGATGAACACAATCAGCGATGAATtattttctacaatctgatcggctTTGCCTCGTGCCTTTGTCTCCCTTACTGACTGATATTAACCCGCCACATAGACGAGGAGAACACGGCTCCTCCTGGGACTCGGTTCCTTTTTTTGTCCAAAACAAATCTCAGGAACGGCTGCAGCTTGCACTTCCGTACACCGTGCCTCGTCCACGCCTCCGCTCCTTCAGCCTGCGTCTGCCTCTAGCGCCTGGCCCCGAGGCCCCGCCAGCTTTTGGACCTCTGCACCTGGGCCGCTGCCTGGGGCCAACGTAGCCCTTGGTGCGTAGCGCCTTCGCACGTCGcaggatcgagccgaactccagaccTGTTACGCCACCGTCGGCACATCCGATCTCGCCGAGATGTACGGCTCGATTGCTTCTCACACGAACAGAACTCCCGCCGCCTCCATCAATCTTTTCCAGTCGCATGATTCGACCGCCGACCGATTCGACAAATTCTGCTCCACCTCTTTGATCAACAATCCACTACCTCCaaacaacctagctcatgataccacttgttagaataaaattCAAGACATACTGTCGATCATCTGAGGATCAagtaatcacacgagcacgacaccgagatttattAACAAGGTTCACCGATATGattacatccccggggcttgactacgggcgttcctccccatgacaccgtcacaataccgcacaccggccatccaggtgccggcacacgccgccggctcctccttacgtgcctgtgctattatgttggcataggttacatcgtgtgtctagccccgctatatatgagaggcctaggatacaagtgtcctattaaaacacgactccatatcctatctaaacacaatacaactacaaatcCAACTGTAATCTACCTCGTACACTATATTTGACACAACTCCAACAGGGCGCGTTACCATCGTTCCTAGACGCCCATCTTAGAATCCCCTACCTCGAGATCTGCCAGTTTAGGTTCCGTCATATCGTGTCCTCGATTAATCCAACTGATCGTCGACTGATGGAATCCTCCTTACGGGTGCCCACACTGACTGATAAACCCCCCTGTTACTAGCATTGCCTTGGGCTGTAAAGATAATGAGCTTGAGCCTCCATGGGCCTTAGCTGGGTAATATGTCGCCATGGGCCTGCCCAGTGGGAGATAACCTCATCAGCATAGAGGTCATCATATGGTACCGTTTCAGGAAATACAAACATGCAATAACTGGAACTAACTACTGCAAATCATCATGCCTGAAATAGCATGTTCAGAATGCCAATTACGACTGACTTGGACGTGCCTGGGTTGAGCGATTGGTGGTTCATACTTCATAGTCCATAGCTTTTTTAGCTCAAGTGTTACGTCGAGACATTACAGAACCTAACTTAAATTAATAAAAAGGGCGAGAAGAATAGATTTAAATTAATCTACTATGATGCTCAATTTATAGAAGGGTAGTGAGTTCAGACCTTGGTGCAGTAGGCAGGTCACTTGAGATAGTTAGCACAAATCATCACACTAGGCAGGTCATCATCCGGGAGAAGATTGCAGGACTGCTGGAGGTGCGTAGCCATGATCAAATTTTTATGTGATCCACAAGTTCCACAAAGTTATCAGAAGCAAGGGGTCAGTAACGAAAAACAAAATTTTCGCAAAATTGAATGGTTAcaaaaaaaatcaacaacttccAACAAAAGACAAGCACATACATCCCAATTATCTTGTTCTCCACAGAGTCATCTCTCCAGCTCATCCTCTGAGAATACCTGAAGTGTGCTTAGTAGAAATACCTGCAATCCCCAGTGTCAGTGGACAACAACAAAATGGATTTTTGACTGTGCGGGCAGTAAGAGACAACACCAGAGAAGAGTGAAATGTATAAAATGAGAAGTGAACATCGAGTGCATGTCACCCTATAGGGCCCATGTAAGGCTCATGAGTTACAGATCAAAGTACAGAAAGCAATCTCACATCTAAATACACCTGAATGGACAGATGTAGTAAAAGGACAGAGAGCAAGTCGACTGCCGAAGCAAAATAATTACTTTCAGAAACAAGTATAAGTTTATACATATTGGATTAAGATTGCTTAAGAAATACACAGGGTTTAAAAAAATAAGGAAAGGGTTTTTGCATTGTCAAATTAGAGCATTACTGCCAAGTTCCTCTAAAGATAAAATGCTAGTAGGAAACAGCAACCTAGTAACTTTATCAAAGGGAGTAGAACTCGTATAAACTACGAAATGTGGAGCCCTGATAGCTTCTAAGTAACAATACATCTACTCACACTCCCCAATTTGTGAACTGGGGCCAACCTAGCCATAGTGTAATTCAAAAGCTTCTTTCAGATGGTGTAACTGAAAAGCTGTCCCAAGTTACCTAAGTAAAAAACAGACGAGAGCAGCGCCATGATACAGCATACCTGACTGAATCCTGACTTAAAAGCCTCCAGTTGTCTTGAGATTCCACTTTTAACCGTACTGTTGACAACGAAAGAAACATATTCTTCCAAACTCTCATCAGTTACCTAAAAATAACATGAGTAATTTAGAGAATACTTTTAAATCTGCTGAGAAGCCAGCAACTGAGAGTGCAGTCATATCAGTTACATTATCTGAGGTACCCTCTGAAGAAAGCACATATTCTGGATACCCTGGGACCGCAAAGTcaatatcaagatcctcaattttacAACCTCATTAAGACAAATCAGATGTGTTCTGGTATATCCCCCGTCGAACATGACTTAGTATTTCTTTTGACAAGTGCTTTGAATTCCATGAGGGTCGTTGCCAGTTTAGGATCAAATGAATTGTTACCGTATATATTAAGCTCCTAACAAGAAATGCTTACTATATAGACTAACAAAAGTAAGAAAGCGTAATAAACACAATATACATTTCAAAAATGTAGGGTCCAAGATACCTGTCCTAGGATAAGCTTATAAAATACTTTAGAAAATGGAATGTCAATAATTCTGCCATCCTTAATTGCCTTTGCGATGACTCCTTTCAGATGATCATCTATATTCCTTTCATAGATGTAATTTTTTTTCTATCTCCTTTGATTTGTACATTCTAAATAAACTGAAACTTATTCAATTATATCCCACAAAAAAACTTATTCAATTATATTCATTTTTCTTATTTCTTTAACTCTGTATGCGCATCAGCACATGTGCACATCAGTTCTAAGTTTGTAGATGTTGTTAGCTCGAACTTAGATACTTTGCTGATAGCTATCCTGTTTCTATCATATTTGTGGTGGCACCCCGGTGACCCTGACAATGACCAAGATTAGAGTATTTGGCGGGTAGGCAAGTACTACCTTCATTCCaaattataagatgttttagatatttcaatatggactacatacggactaaaatgagtgaacaaacacactaaaacacgGCTATATACATCCAATTCAGAAAAATTTAGAACATCTTATAATTCGAAACGAAGGGAGTAGCAATTATCTCAAAATGACTAAAGGCATCAGCTCTGCAAACCCAGACTCAAAATTATCGACCAGAGTGATGTCTACCCAGCTTCAGCTGAATCACCACCTAGCTATCAATATATTTGTCAAGAATCAAGATACTAACCAATTAGTATGATATACAAGTTGACACGACTTTGGGTGCCACCGGTGCAACAATGTTGCTGGAAAGAATGCTGATATATCTAATGTGGTCTGGCTTCCTTCAAAAGAAGGGGATCAGTGAGGCACACACTTCCTAAGAGAGAGAAAAACATCAATCCCCCATCACATCATTGTCTGGTCCAAGCCTTTGTGCAATGCCGCAAACATGTATTAGTCCATAGAGCAAGGAGTGATCTTCAATGCAATTCTGATGCAGATATCAGAACTTTTGTTGCTCTGATCTGTGGTAGACACAGAACTGCTACTTTTGGCACCAGCCTGAGCGCTGAAGCTTCAACGGAGAACTCTTGCCTCATACATATATGCTGCAGGCAATCAACCATCTTATCAAAAGTATACCAAGATCAAAGCCCCGGTGGTAATACCAAAGAACTACTAGTATTAAATCAGTACTTCAGCACAGCAGCAGAACTTTTAAGTCGCATGGCTGCATTAGCGCTCATCGTGCCAAGGACTTCTatatatttttttctcttttcaagCCTATCTCCTTCTGAAATTACTCAGTTATAACTACTACTGTAAGTGTTAACCATTAGCTCTACCTCAGATGCTAAATTCATCTGATCGGGTACATACCGAGCCATTCCAACTCCATAGTAAATCAAGTCAAGCATCTCATAGATCAAATTGTCTTGGGGGTGTGTCCGGTCACCTGCAACAAACACCCCAactcccctctcctcccctccaactgtGACTGATGACCAGCCTACTCCTTTCACAACCCCTTTCTGCTTCATCATATGTCTCTCTTGTGCTGCCTCACACCACTGTCCCTTGCTGGCGTATAGATTTGCCATTGCCACATGTGCTCCTGCACCCCATGGCTCTGCCTCCATTACCCTCTCTGCAGCTTTCTTCCCGGTTTGCTCTTCCCCTCGAGCTGCACATGCCCTAAGCAAAGATGTCCAAACAACGCCATCTCTTTCATTAGCTGCCATACCACCAATCAACTCCTCAGCCTCATCTATTCTACCAGCTCTGCCCAACAAATCTACGACACAGCCATAGTGCTCCTTTGACGGCtccagtccgtagcttttgctcatTGCATTGAGGTACCTCAATCCAAGCTCAACTGCCCCAGCATGACAGCAAGCACTGAGCACACCAATGAACGCAACATGGTCCGGCTTTAGCCCAACACGGCACATTTCCTCAAACAATTCAAGTGCCCTTTCACTGTGGCCATGCTCAGCATTCCCGACGATCATCGCGGTCCATGAAACCACATCATCTTTCGTGCGATTCGAAAATACAACATCAGCATCTGACATGTTGCCACTCTTTCCATACATGTCAATGAGCGCGCTCCTGACCATGGCATGGTGTTCAAGTCCAGCAGCGACAGCAAGTGCGTGGAGTTGGCGACCAGCGTCCAGTGACGCAGCAGTTGCGCACGCACTGAGGAGACTGGCAAGAGTAAACTCATTTGGACGAGGACAATGGTGCCGTCGCATTTCAGTAAACAGGGCGAAAGCCTCCCCGGCAAGCCCTTCCTGCGCATAGCCTGATATGATTGCACTCCAAGAGACAACATCCTTGGCAGCACTTTCCTGGAACACCGCATCGGCTGCTGACAGACGACCGGCGGCGCGGGCATAGAGTGTGACGAGTGAATTGGCCACCGAGCGCGAGCTGGCGAACCCTCTTTGTGCAGCTTGCGCGTGCAACTGCTCTCCAAGATGTACACACGAAATATTTGCACACGCAGCAATAACTGCAGCGTATGTGTATTCGTTGGGCCTTGCCGCGTTTGATGCCCCGTCACGAAGCATCGCGACGAATGCCAGGATGGCTTCCTTGGCACGACCAGTCTGCGCGTAGGAGGATATCACAGTCGTCCACGCGGCAACGTCTCGCGAGCCCATGCGGCCGACCGCAGCCAGTGCGCGGTGGACGTCCCCGCAGCGCGCGTACAGCGTGGCAAGTGTGTTGGCGACGTAGGGTGTGGCGTCGAAGCCGAGCTTGGCGCAGAGCGAGTGCACCTCACGGCCGCGCGACAGCAGCCCGGTGTCGGCGCACGCGGTGAGCGCAGCCGCGAAGGCGTGCGAGTCGCAGGGCATGCCGGAGGCTCGCATCTCGGCGAAGCGGCGGACCGCGTCGTGGCGGCGGCCGGCCCGCGCCAGTGCGGAGATGAGCGTGGTCCAGGAGACCACGTTCTTGagcggcatttcgtcgaacaccctGAGCGCCAGCGCGAGGCGGCCGGCCTTGGCGTAGGCGTCGGCCAGCGCGGTGGCGACGAAGACGGAGGAGACGGCCGAGGACCTGACGGCGAAGGCGTGCAGTGACGCGGCGTGGCTGGCGTCGGCGGCCGCAGCGCAGGCCTTGAACGCGAGGCTGAGCACGAAGGGGTCAGCGGCCGGGAGCGAGGATGCGCGGATGCGGGAGAAGAGCGCCATGGCGCCGGCGACGTCCCCCGCCGCGGCATGGCCCGCGAGGAGGGCGGAGTAGGAGGCCTCGTCGCGGTGCGGCGCCCCGTCGAACAGGGCCTGCGCGTCCGAGAGCCTGCCCGACTGGACCAGGCGCTTCAGCCGGGCGTTGAGGTCTTGCAGTGGCGGCACGGAGAAGACGGGCGGTGGGTGTGGTTCGGAACGAAGAGGAGCAGCTTCGGCCCACATGGAGCGACCGAGACGGGGAGATTTCACGCGGGGAGCGAAGCGCGTCACCATTTGAGTCCCCCCGGCGGCCTGGAACTCCTCCCCGGCCCGCGGCGGCGCTCCTGCCCAGTCCCCAACGGCTGCGCGGCGTGGTTTCTCCTCTGCGGTACGGCGCTCGACCGGCCGGAGCTGGGCTCTTCGCGGCGAAGCGCGCGAGAGCACGACTGCACGAGACGGCCCGCGCAAACCCTCCTTTTCCGGTTTTCCCCGCCTGGATTTTACCCCCTTTTTTCTcctatactagcaagatgcccgtgcattgcacgaaacattaagatgcatttgtatgagtagtttatcttataaGAGAAAATGATGAATAAAGGAAAgtcttatttgcaaatgtgaagaGGTGTGTGGGTATTCTTTtataaaattgccatagtttcctttctatccgtcagatataaatcggacggcctacatTATAGGATGACggacacaccatcatcatcaactctgttttttataagagtagagataaatacTTCGTCGTGCACGCGTACGATTCTGGCTTCCCGAGCGGCTCCGCGTGAGCCGTCGGATGTGGCTGATGTACCAAAAATGCTAGATACACGCACTAAAGCAACGGGATTTTACGGACCTGctgatttgtttcttttttttttgagagagaaagcCGTCATGGCGGTTTATATTTCATGCACAAAAAGTGATACATCGTTTGTTAATACATCTATTAGAAACCCTGCAGGCTTTGATTTTCAAACAATTGTATGAGAGAACTCCAAATTTCTAGCCAATAAATCTGCCGCCGCATTGGCCTCCCTAGGGCAGTGGGAAAACATAAAAGAAATAAAATTTCTAGCAAGAAAAGAAAATTATTCATAAATTGCGGCTACCAGGCCTAGCGAACTACCCCCCACCCCTTGCATGACTTCAACGACCTCCATGCAATCGGACTCGACGCAAATTTTATTGCACCCAACTTCATTTGCGAGTAAGAGCCCATATCGCATACCTCTAGCTTCTGCCGTAGCCGCGTCTTCCACAAAAGGGATATCACCGCATGAGGCTGCGACGAAGAAACCAGCTTCATCTCGTGAGATTGCACCCGTACCCCCTGTTCCCCTATCAGGATCAAAAGTGGCATCGACATTAAGTTTGGGAACTCCCTCCGATGGCTTACTCCATCCTTTTTAATTGTGGCTGACTTGTTCCTTTTTAATTGGACTAAATAGCCATCTCCTCCTAATTAATCGCCCCCTGATTTtaactggtgggggtgggcgccaaGCCCGTAAAGCTCCGTTGATGTAGCAAAGCCGCTGATGTACTGTGACGACATCGTGCGAGTTAGCCAGTCAACTGGGGATTGTACGACCGATGCAAGCATTGTCATTTTGGTCTGCTCTCTTTGTTTCTAAAAAACGAGCAGAACCACATCTTCAGCCATGAAGTGTTGAATATataagcaaattactacgagatttaatccgaataaatataaaataaatcatgacagcaataacagagattaaactaatcatgtgaactagcatagcagatgaacagatcgaatctaggacacagactagaaacatgaattctaccatgatctcgaataggaaggacagaatcacatacggtgcaacggaagcagcaccgttggtgttgaggttgtcgcccatgtccttgaggaagaggttgccgaggtcgtggaagaagtcgtcgtcggtgaagtcgtcgctgccagcagtcgcgcgagtgcactccacaaaaatttgaTCATCCCTCTCCCGtataggatcacgagaggcggggttccggaggcctattGCCCCTAAGCGGTGCACGCCAAAAGGAGAGGTGGAGAAGACTTGCGTGGTGGCGCAATGATCTGAAACGATGGTGCGAATCCATACGATTCGGTGGCGACTAGGGTAGACGTTTGACTGACTATAtaatgcgggccgggtaggtcgtgagagaaaccccacgtccgagtcacgATCCAACAGAATCGAAAACAGTTCAGTAATTAATGCgtctgttaattattaattaatgactcattatttTTTcctgagcagcaaaaatatagacaacatgcatagctatgtcctcggctcattcccgcaacccgcggcgcgtcgtgacgagaccTGGTGTGGcgaggcgagggaggaggaggagcgcgcgtgtaggtctcctcttctcatgctcactaGATCGGAAACACGTCTTGGCGTGAGGGTGCCGGTCCCAACAATGTGGTGAAGCAAGTAATTCTCGAGTTAGTGGGAATCCTGATTTAGCGTACGTATTGAAATAGGACAACAaaataaagaagaagaagatgatgataaagaagaggaaaaagaagaagaaacattcATTTATAATAGAAgacatcatcgagttcaacattgtCGTGAGATTATAAGACAATATCAAGTTCGGTACATTCATGAGACCATGAAAGGTAACCACTTCCATCCAGTTAGGTACCAAGAGGGCGAACATGAGAGAGCAATGTCCTAATCTAAAACAAAGTTTGCAGCACATCCATGCATAAGCAAAGCAACTGCCCAATATAGGTTAAAGTTATACCAAAAACAACTTTGCTACAAAAGTAACATCTCAAAAAGCAGGAGGTTACTAAACACTTACTAATGATTCAATATTAAACATCAAGGTTCATCACACAACATTGGCAAACTTCACACCAAATCATACTTGTTGTAACAAATACACAAATATACTGAGAACAACCTTTCGGGAGCGTTTGTGCATTTCATAAAACAATGATGTAAAGGGGGACATCCACGATACAACATATTTGTGGCCCTCAAATTTCACTTCTGTCTCCATGTACATTggaatttgatgaggacatcaataccattgttacacccacaacccctgccgctatacatactaaaccaattactagagctcgtgcacgccaattgaattaccaggtactttcatttctttgtgacaattttaatgttcatgagaatatgatgttgcctaaattggatacagttGTGTTGATTACTagtgaagggcctagcatggacaagagtgatgaacactggagcaggatcaagcatggagatgaaggcgcACGCGAAGGGATCTAGAATGGCATTTCTAGTGCA from Triticum dicoccoides isolate Atlit2015 ecotype Zavitan chromosome 6A, WEW_v2.0, whole genome shotgun sequence encodes:
- the LOC119316505 gene encoding putative pentatricopeptide repeat-containing protein At3g47840, with the translated sequence MVTRFAPRVKSPRLGRSMWAEAAPLRSEPHPPPVFSVPPLQDLNARLKRLVQSGRLSDAQALFDGAPHRDEASYSALLAGHAAAGDVAGAMALFSRIRASSLPAADPFVLSLAFKACAAAADASHAASLHAFAVRSSAVSSVFVATALADAYAKAGRLALALRVFDEMPLKNVVSWTTLISALARAGRRHDAVRRFAEMRASGMPCDSHAFAAALTACADTGLLSRGREVHSLCAKLGFDATPYVANTLATLYARCGDVHRALAAVGRMGSRDVAAWTTVISSYAQTGRAKEAILAFVAMLRDGASNAARPNEYTYAAVIAACANISCVHLGEQLHAQAAQRGFASSRSVANSLVTLYARAAGRLSAADAVFQESAAKDVVSWSAIISGYAQEGLAGEAFALFTEMRRHHCPRPNEFTLASLLSACATAASLDAGRQLHALAVAAGLEHHAMVRSALIDMYGKSGNMSDADVVFSNRTKDDVVSWTAMIVGNAEHGHSERALELFEEMCRVGLKPDHVAFIGVLSACCHAGAVELGLRYLNAMSKSYGLEPSKEHYGCVVDLLGRAGRIDEAEELIGGMAANERDGVVWTSLLRACAARGEEQTGKKAAERVMEAEPWGAGAHVAMANLYASKGQWCEAAQERHMMKQKGVVKGVGWSSVTVGGEERGVGVFVAGDRTHPQDNLIYEMLDLIYYGVGMARYVPDQMNLASEVELMVNTYSSSYN